From the genome of Rhizobium oryzihabitans:
GGTCGGCCTTGTACTTCACGTCGTCGAACACGAAGAATTCCGGCTCGGGGCCGACGAATACGGTGTCGCCAATGCCGGATGCCTTGAGGTAGGCTTCGGCCTTCTTTGCGGTGCCGCGCGGATCGCGGTTATAGGCTTCGCCCGAGACCGGGTCGAGAATGTCGCAAAGGATAACGAGCGTGGACTGGGCGAAGAACGGATCAGTATGGGCGGTTGCCGGATCGGGCATCAGCACCATGTCGGACTCGTTGATGGCCTTCCAGCCGGCGATCGAGGAGCCGTCGAACATGACGCCATCGGCGAACATGTCTTCGTCAACGCAGACGACATCCATGGTGACGTGCTGCAGCTTGCCCTTGGGATCGGTAAAGCGCAGGTCCACGAACTTGATGTCGTTATCCTTGATCTGCTTCAAGATATCGTTTGCGGTCGTCATTTAAACGTCTTCCTTGAGTGTGGTGGTGACGAGGTGAAAACCCAAGCCTCCCCGGCTTGAGACCTGGTTCTGATTATATGGCGTCCACGCCTGTTTCACCGGTACGGATGCGGATGACTTCCTCGATATTGGAAACGAAAATCTTTCCGTCGCCGATACGTCCGGTCTGTGCCGCATTGCGGATCGCCTCGATGACGGCTTCCGCATTCTCATCCGCCAATACGACTTCGACTTTCACTTTCGGCAAAAAGTCCACGACGTACTCCGCTCCGCGGTAAAGTTCCGTGTGGCCCTTCTGACGACCAAAGCCTTTTGCTTCCGTGACCGTGATTCCCTGAAGTCCGACTTCCTGAAGGGCTTCCTTCACTTCATCGAGCTTGAAAGGCTTAATGATCGCTTCGATCTTTTTCATGAGAAAATATCTCTCCGCTTCTCCCGTTAAAGCAGGTTCTTCCCGCTCTGCCACAAGAATGCACGTATTGTGCCAGATCGGAAGCGGGCTTGAAGAAAAAACTTCGCTCCCTCGGCTTTCCGGCACAAAATGCATTCGGTTTTTGCGGTTTTCCGGCCAATTTCTCGCCAAAACCCGAAAATTCCATCACCAGTTCTGTGGATTTGTATTATTTTAGGAATCTTTAATATTTCGAGATGTGCGGACGACGCTCGGGCGGTTTGGTTATATTTTATGCATTTGACTATTATTTCGCCGTGGCGATCTGCTTATTTTTGTATCGATTGCCTTTCCGATGTTTTGAAGGGATGATCGGGCCATGAAATCCCTGTCGCACCTCTTCCTCATCGACCCGGTTGTGATGGCACGCATCGATGCGGCGGCCGGTCAATCCGGCATTCCCCTTTACGATCTGATGGAGCGGGCGGGGCAGGCGGTCGCCGCCTCGGCGCTGCGTCACTACCCACAGGCGCTGCGTTTCGTCGTGCTCTGCGGCGGTGGCAATAATGGCGGCGATGGTTACGTGGCGGCGCGTGTGCTTTTGCAAAGCGGGGCAGCGGTTGCGGTCCATCATCTTGGCGATGTCGCAGCGCTCAAGGGCGATGCGCGGAAGGCTTTCGAGCAAAGCGGGGTGAGGCCACTGCCGCTTGGCGACTATGCGCCGCTCTCCGGCGACGTGGTGATCGATGCTGTTTTCGGGGCCGGATTGTCCCGCGATATTCCCCCGGAACTCAACCGGGTGATCGATGCGGTGACAGAGGCGGCAGTGCCGGTTCTCTCTGTCGATCTGCCGTCGGGTCTCTGTGGCCGCCGGGGCGTGCCGCTCGGGGCCTCGTTCAGGGCGCAGCGGACGGTGACATTCATGGCACGTAAACCTGGCCATCTGTTGATGCCGGGGCGCGAGCTGTGCGGCGCGCTGGAGGTTTTCGATATCGGCATTCCCTCCCGCATTCTTGCTGTTCACGAGGGCTCCGTGGCGGAAAACGACCCGCTTGTCTGGCGAGGTGCCTTGCCGCGTTCCGATATGGAAACGCATAAGTTCCGACGCGGGCACCTGACCGTCTTTTCCGGCCCGCCGCATGCCACCGGGGCAAGCCGGATGACGGCGATTGCGGCGCTGAAGGCGGGGGCGGGCATTGTGACGATCGCCGCCCCGAAGCAGGCGCTCGACGTGCTTGCGGTGACGCTGACGGCGGTGATGAGCGCCGGTCTGGATGATGCCGAGGATCTGCTGCACTGGCTGGACGACAAACGCCACGGTGCATTCGTTCTCGGCCCCGGTTTCGGCGATCTCGACAAGGCGCGGCAATTCGTGTCTCTGCTCGGCGACAAGGCGGTTGTGCTGGATGCCGATGCGATCACCGCTTTCAAGGATTGTGCGGACAACCTGTTTGACCGGGTGACGTCCGGCTCGGGCAAGTTCGTGCTGACGCCGCATGAGGGAGAGTTTGCCCGGCTGTTCCCCGATCTTGCCGCCGACACAGCGCTGAGCAAGATCGAGAAGGCACAGGTGGCCTCGTCGCGCAGCGGCGCGGTGCTGGTCTATAAGGGCGCGGATACGGTCATCGCTGCACCGGATGGGCGTGCGCTGGTCAACAGCAATGCACCGGCGAGCCTTGCAACGGCGGGGTCGGGCGATGTTCTGGCCGGCATCATCGGTGCCTTGCTGGCGCAGGGAACGCCCGCCTTCGAGGCGGCCGCTGCCGGTGTCTGGCTGCATGGTGAAGCGGGCAACAGGGCAGGCGTGGGCATGACGGCGGAAGATCTGGCCCACGCGGTGCGGCCGTTTGTCTGATTTAGAATTCCGTCCAACTTGATCCGGGGTCCAGTGCGATCAAGTCCTTGATCGCATAAGACTCGTTTCACGGCGCAGACACGCCGTGGCTGGATGCCGGATCAAGTCCGGCATGACGGAGGAGGGGCCGCACCACTGTGTCTTAACGTTTTAAAGCCGCGTCAATGCGCGGCTTTGCCCTGGCTCGCCATTGCCATTCGCGACGCGCTGATCAGCAGCTTGCGCTCGGCGCGTTCCTGCTGCGGGGTGCGATTGTAGATTTCGCGATAACATTTGGAGAAATGCGAGGCCGAGACGAAACCGCAGGCAACGGCGACCTCGACCACTGGCATCGCCGATTGCACGAGCAGGTGGCGGGCGCGGTCGAGGCGGATTTCAAGATAATAGCGGGCGGGTGAGCGGCCCATTTCCTGCCTGAAGAGGCGCTCCACCTGCCGGCGCGACAGATCGGCAGCGTCGGCGATATCGAGCAGCGACAGCGGCTCGGACAGGTTGCCTTCCATCAATTCGATGATCGACAGGACCTTGCTGTTCTGGACGCCGAGGCGCGCGCGCAGCGGCAGGCGCTGGCGGTCGTTGGGGCTGCGGACCCGGTCCGTCAATTGCTGTTCGCAGACGCGGTTGACGAGGTTCTCGCCGAAATCCTGGCCGATCAGGCTCAGCATCATGTCGAGCGAGGCGGTGCCGCCGGCGCAGGTGTAGATGTTGCTGTCGACTTCAAAGAGATCGGCATAGACTTCCACCTGCGGGAAGGCCTCTGAAAAACCCGGCAGGTTTTCCCAGTGGATCGCGCAGCGCTTGCCGTTCAGCAGACCCGCCTGTGCGAGGATATGTGCGGCGGTACAGAGGCTGCCGATGGCGATGCCGCGATTGTAAGCTTCGCGCAGCCAGGCGTTGACGGATTTGTTGATGTGCTGGTCGACATCGATGCCCGAACAGATGATCGCCATTTCCGGGCGGTTCTCGCCGCTCACATAGCGCCGTTCGTCGGCAAGACAGGTATCGGCCTCGAGACAGATACCGCTTGATGACATGACCTTCTGGCCATCAAGCGAGGCGATGCGCCATTCGTAGGCCGGGTAACCCAGCATTCGGTTGGCGATGCGAAGCGTTTCAACCGCTGCAGCGAAGGGCAGCATGGTAAATTGCGGAATGAGAAAAAAGACGATTGAGCGTTTCTTCTGGGAGTTCTTGCTCATTTGCCCGTGCTCCGTTGCGAATACGCAATTCCTCCCTTGGAATTGGTCTTCTGGATGTCCTGTTTACGACATCTTTAACGAAAAATACGCCGTGGAATCGGGGCTGTCAAAAAATAGCTTTTGAAATATGCAAAATTTGCCGTGAGCCTTTTTAAGAGGCGTTGTGTCGCATGTAAAACAGGCAGGTCATTTTACGCCGTTGCCGTTGTTTTGAAGGGCGAGTGGCGATGGTTCGCAAGTCTCTAAGCGGTTGCGAACCATCGGTCTCGGTTTATTTGCGAACAATGCGTATGCGGTTGTTGTCTGTCGTCGGCCATCCAATGTCCTTCAATGTTTCAGGGGGTAGCCCTTCCAGCGCACGCAGCATTCTTGCGCGCTGCCACGACTGGTAAAGTCCGGAAACATAGCCCGACAGGCGATTCAGCCAGCTTGGCGAAGGACGATGCGGGGAGCGTGTCACCGTCGGGAGATAATGTATCATGGTCATTGTCTTGATCCTTTCCTGAACCACGATCCTGTTTGCGACTTGGGTATGCGCCTGCATATTCCATCAAACAAGAGAATGAATTTTATATCACTCATCAACGTTTTGAATGACTGACCGGCGTAGTCTGCCGGCTTCGGCGCCTGCCTGTGCAGGATCAGTGCCTGGCTCCGAAGAGGCCTCGTTCGACCCTGTCATTCGATGTCCCGGATGGTGCGCCCTTGTTGACATTCAATCAAACGAAATGATATCCATCTATAAATCAAAATATTTGAAGGCACGTGTCATGACCGTAA
Proteins encoded in this window:
- a CDS encoding P-II family nitrogen regulator, whose translation is MKKIEAIIKPFKLDEVKEALQEVGLQGITVTEAKGFGRQKGHTELYRGAEYVVDFLPKVKVEVVLADENAEAVIEAIRNAAQTGRIGDGKIFVSNIEEVIRIRTGETGVDAI
- a CDS encoding NAD(P)H-hydrate dehydratase, whose protein sequence is MKSLSHLFLIDPVVMARIDAAAGQSGIPLYDLMERAGQAVAASALRHYPQALRFVVLCGGGNNGGDGYVAARVLLQSGAAVAVHHLGDVAALKGDARKAFEQSGVRPLPLGDYAPLSGDVVIDAVFGAGLSRDIPPELNRVIDAVTEAAVPVLSVDLPSGLCGRRGVPLGASFRAQRTVTFMARKPGHLLMPGRELCGALEVFDIGIPSRILAVHEGSVAENDPLVWRGALPRSDMETHKFRRGHLTVFSGPPHATGASRMTAIAALKAGAGIVTIAAPKQALDVLAVTLTAVMSAGLDDAEDLLHWLDDKRHGAFVLGPGFGDLDKARQFVSLLGDKAVVLDADAITAFKDCADNLFDRVTSGSGKFVLTPHEGEFARLFPDLAADTALSKIEKAQVASSRSGAVLVYKGADTVIAAPDGRALVNSNAPASLATAGSGDVLAGIIGALLAQGTPAFEAAAAGVWLHGEAGNRAGVGMTAEDLAHAVRPFV
- a CDS encoding GlxA family transcriptional regulator — translated: MSKNSQKKRSIVFFLIPQFTMLPFAAAVETLRIANRMLGYPAYEWRIASLDGQKVMSSSGICLEADTCLADERRYVSGENRPEMAIICSGIDVDQHINKSVNAWLREAYNRGIAIGSLCTAAHILAQAGLLNGKRCAIHWENLPGFSEAFPQVEVYADLFEVDSNIYTCAGGTASLDMMLSLIGQDFGENLVNRVCEQQLTDRVRSPNDRQRLPLRARLGVQNSKVLSIIELMEGNLSEPLSLLDIADAADLSRRQVERLFRQEMGRSPARYYLEIRLDRARHLLVQSAMPVVEVAVACGFVSASHFSKCYREIYNRTPQQERAERKLLISASRMAMASQGKAAH